The following proteins are co-located in the Moraxella nasovis genome:
- the phoB gene encoding phosphate regulon transcriptional regulator PhoB, translating into MPTILVVEDESNILRLIEFGLTQAGFDVICVDSSEDARRVIDDKLPDLVLLDWMLPTMSGVDFVKVLRANNRTADLPIIMLTARGEEMDKEMGLNLGADDYITKPFSPRELIARIKALLRRRTPHKSDHVVQVGKITLNPAEYTVSVDGVLINFAPTEFKLLHFFMTHTGRIYSRGELLDLVWGDHVFIEERTVDVHIRRLRRELEVVGVSDYVQTVRGVGYGFGAV; encoded by the coding sequence ATGCCGACCATACTTGTGGTAGAAGATGAATCAAACATCTTACGCCTAATAGAATTTGGACTGACCCAAGCGGGGTTTGATGTCATCTGTGTGGACAGCAGTGAAGATGCTCGCAGGGTGATTGATGATAAATTGCCTGATTTGGTCTTGTTAGATTGGATGCTTCCTACCATGAGTGGTGTGGATTTTGTCAAGGTGCTTAGGGCAAATAATCGCACGGCAGATTTGCCAATCATCATGCTCACCGCTCGTGGCGAAGAGATGGACAAAGAGATGGGGTTAAATCTTGGGGCGGACGATTATATTACCAAGCCGTTTTCTCCAAGAGAACTCATCGCACGCATCAAAGCACTACTAAGACGCAGGACACCACACAAAAGCGACCATGTCGTGCAGGTGGGTAAAATTACCCTAAACCCTGCCGAATACACGGTGAGCGTGGACGGTGTATTGATCAATTTTGCCCCAACAGAATTTAAGCTTTTGCATTTTTTTATGACGCACACGGGGCGAATTTATAGTCGTGGTGAGCTACTTGACCTAGTGTGGGGCGATCATGTGTTCATCGAGGAGCGAACGGTGGACGTACACATTCGCAGGCTAAGACGTGAACTTGAAGTTGTGGGTGTATCAGACTATGTGCAGACGGTGCGTGGTGTGGGCTATGGCTTTGGTGCGGTATGA
- a CDS encoding RNA-binding S4 domain-containing protein has protein sequence MINANKTQELTKVRADKWLWAARFFRTRTLAKEAIEGGKVHMNGQKIKTSKELLVGDTLTIRQGHANVQEQKTIIIKALSDSRGNATIAQTLYEETDESIATREFFAKQRKLQNLARPTTKPNKKERRDIQKFQNQF, from the coding sequence ATGATAAATGCCAACAAAACCCAAGAGTTAACCAAAGTGCGTGCCGACAAATGGCTGTGGGCGGCACGCTTTTTTCGCACCCGCACGCTCGCCAAAGAAGCGATAGAAGGTGGCAAGGTTCACATGAACGGTCAAAAAATCAAAACCAGTAAAGAACTCTTAGTTGGCGACACACTCACCATACGTCAAGGACACGCAAACGTCCAAGAACAAAAAACCATCATCATCAAAGCCTTATCGGATAGTCGTGGCAACGCCACCATCGCCCAAACGCTCTATGAAGAAACTGACGAGAGCATCGCCACACGAGAATTTTTTGCTAAGCAGCGTAAATTACAAAACCTTGCCCGTCCTACCACCAAACCGAACAAAAAAGAACGCCGAGATATTCAAAAGTTTCAAAATCAATTTTAG
- the pstB gene encoding phosphate ABC transporter ATP-binding protein PstB: MNFPNSEISKPADKITVKNFNFYYGNFHALKNVSLTIPTGQVTAFIGPSGCGKSTLLRSFNRMYDLYDSSRTEGEILLDGQNILDKHTDVNLLRSKVGMVFQKPTPFPMSIYDNVAFGVKLYENLSKSELDERVAWALKKSALWNEVKDKLKQSGNSLSGGQQQRLCIARATACRPDVLLLDEPTSALDPISTGFIEELIGELKQDYTIAIVTHNMQQAQRISDKTAYMYLGELIEMGDTKKIFSEPTLKATYDYITGKFG; the protein is encoded by the coding sequence ATGAACTTTCCCAATTCTGAAATTAGCAAACCTGCTGATAAAATTACCGTTAAAAATTTTAACTTCTACTACGGCAATTTCCACGCCCTAAAAAACGTGAGTCTCACCATTCCCACAGGGCAAGTTACGGCATTCATTGGACCATCTGGCTGTGGTAAATCCACGCTCCTTCGTAGCTTTAACCGTATGTATGACCTATACGACAGCTCACGCACCGAAGGCGAGATTTTGCTAGACGGACAAAATATTTTGGATAAACACACCGATGTCAATCTTTTGCGTAGCAAGGTGGGTATGGTTTTTCAAAAGCCCACGCCATTTCCGATGTCCATCTACGACAACGTGGCATTTGGGGTCAAACTGTACGAAAATCTGTCCAAATCCGAGCTTGATGAGCGAGTGGCATGGGCGTTAAAAAAGTCCGCTCTGTGGAATGAAGTCAAAGACAAATTAAAGCAATCAGGCAACTCACTATCAGGCGGACAACAACAGCGTCTGTGTATCGCACGAGCCACCGCTTGCCGTCCTGATGTGCTACTCTTAGACGAGCCAACGTCCGCCCTTGACCCTATTTCTACAGGCTTTATTGAAGAGTTGATTGGTGAGTTAAAGCAAGATTACACCATTGCCATTGTTACACACAATATGCAACAAGCCCAGCGTATCTCCGATAAGACCGCTTATATGTATTTGGGCGAGCTGATTGAAATGGGCGACACCAAGAAGATATTTAGCGAACCAACACTTAAAGCGACTTATGATTATATCACAGGCAAATTTGGCTAA
- a CDS encoding ATP-binding protein → MMMVLVGVLSLCVAVLFLVAVSQFYHLKRLTLWLQNSDNALQASDVGKLLGWQRLYDELFKKERSRQKRDDRLHRTINRLNRMMTAIPSAVLIVDEKGGIAWKNGLAEDYLSLKNNKLPLIKQVNDKDFIQFLSAKEESGVEQKLSLNQKTLLCTLIPIEANARMLIAHDVSASEQLIITKNAFIANVSHELRTPLTVIQGFLETLQDNELPRELQLEFIGMMSSESRRMLGLIEDLLTLSHLENDDPRTKHQENINLSELIDSIVKDARHLSDSHHIHADITPDIYMLGVYKELYSAFSNLIFNAIRHTENGTEVRVHLSADDEIEFFVQDNGGGISGEHLAHLTERFYRVDKGRSRKTGGSGLGLAIAKHALARHGGVLGVHSEVGVGSKFGVKIPMNETVK, encoded by the coding sequence ATGATGATGGTGCTTGTTGGTGTATTGTCGTTGTGCGTGGCGGTACTATTTTTGGTGGCGGTAAGTCAATTTTATCATCTCAAACGACTCACACTGTGGCTACAAAACTCCGATAATGCCTTGCAAGCGAGTGATGTGGGCAAGCTTTTGGGTTGGCAACGCTTATATGACGAATTGTTCAAAAAAGAAAGAAGTCGTCAAAAACGAGACGACCGCCTACATCGCACCATCAATCGACTCAATCGCATGATGACCGCCATTCCAAGTGCGGTGTTGATTGTGGACGAAAAAGGCGGTATCGCATGGAAAAATGGCTTGGCAGAAGATTATTTATCCTTAAAAAACAATAAACTACCACTGATAAAACAAGTGAATGACAAAGATTTTATCCAGTTTTTGAGTGCTAAGGAAGAGAGTGGTGTAGAGCAAAAGCTGTCATTAAATCAAAAAACACTGCTGTGTACGCTCATACCCATAGAAGCTAACGCCCGTATGCTTATCGCTCATGATGTCAGTGCGTCCGAACAGCTCATCATCACCAAAAATGCCTTTATCGCCAATGTCAGCCATGAACTTCGCACGCCTTTGACGGTCATACAGGGCTTTTTAGAGACCTTGCAGGATAATGAACTTCCCCGTGAATTACAGCTTGAATTTATCGGTATGATGAGTAGTGAAAGCAGGCGAATGCTTGGGCTGATTGAAGATTTATTGACCCTGTCCCACCTAGAAAATGACGACCCACGCACCAAACACCAAGAAAATATTAACTTATCCGAGCTGATAGACAGTATCGTCAAAGACGCTCGTCATCTATCAGACAGCCATCATATTCATGCCGACATCACGCCTGATATTTATATGCTTGGGGTGTATAAAGAGCTGTACAGTGCGTTCAGTAATTTGATTTTTAATGCCATTCGCCACACCGAAAATGGCACAGAGGTTCGTGTACATCTGTCGGCAGATGATGAAATTGAGTTTTTTGTCCAAGATAATGGTGGGGGCATCAGTGGCGAGCATTTGGCACATTTGACCGAGCGGTTTTATCGGGTGGATAAGGGCAGAAGTCGCAAAACAGGTGGCAGTGGTCTTGGTCTTGCCATCGCCAAGCACGCATTGGCACGCCATGGCGGCGTGCTTGGCGTGCATAGTGAAGTGGGTGTGGGGAGTAAATTT
- the pstC gene encoding phosphate ABC transporter permease subunit PstC: protein MDTLLAKQSLTHKLKREQRLDSLFVGTTKFFALFVLCILGGILLSLIYGAMPAIRTFGLDFLTSSNWDVVAGEYGVLAPIYGTLVTSVIALAIATPVSFGIAIFLTELCPKFLKKPLGIAVELLAGIPSIIYGMWGLFVFAPIFATYVQPALAKTIGQIPVLDKFFAGVPMGIGILAAGLILAIMIIPFIASVMRDVFEITPNMLKESAYGLGATRWEVIRHVVLPYTKSGVVGGVILGLGRALGETMAVTFIIGNTFNLSADLFGSGVSITSALANEFAEAIDPMHISSLLFLGLILFVITFIVLCISKIMLLKMQKHEGR, encoded by the coding sequence ATGGATACGTTACTCGCCAAACAATCACTAACACACAAGTTAAAGCGCGAACAAAGGCTTGATAGCTTATTTGTCGGCACAACCAAATTTTTTGCCCTATTTGTGCTGTGTATTTTGGGTGGGATTTTGCTGTCGCTCATTTATGGGGCAATGCCTGCCATACGCACGTTTGGGCTAGATTTTTTGACAAGCTCAAACTGGGATGTGGTCGCAGGCGAATATGGGGTATTAGCACCGATTTATGGCACGCTTGTTACGTCTGTCATTGCCCTTGCTATCGCCACGCCAGTCAGTTTCGGCATTGCCATCTTTTTGACCGAGCTTTGCCCTAAATTTTTAAAAAAGCCCCTTGGCATCGCTGTGGAGCTACTGGCAGGCATTCCGTCTATCATCTATGGTATGTGGGGGCTGTTTGTGTTTGCACCGATTTTTGCCACTTACGTTCAGCCTGCTCTTGCCAAGACCATCGGGCAAATCCCTGTGCTTGACAAATTTTTTGCAGGCGTGCCGATGGGGATTGGGATTTTGGCGGCGGGGCTTATCCTTGCGATTATGATTATTCCCTTTATTGCGTCTGTCATGCGAGATGTGTTTGAGATTACCCCAAATATGCTCAAAGAATCCGCCTATGGATTGGGGGCGACACGCTGGGAAGTCATTCGCCATGTGGTCTTGCCTTATACCAAATCAGGCGTGGTCGGTGGTGTGATTTTAGGTTTGGGGCGTGCCTTAGGCGAGACGATGGCGGTAACCTTTATCATCGGTAATACCTTTAATCTGTCGGCTGACCTATTCGGCTCTGGGGTGTCCATCACGTCCGCCCTTGCCAATGAATTTGCCGAAGCGATAGACCCCATGCACATCTCGTCGCTGTTGTTTTTGGGCTTAATTTTGTTTGTCATCACGTTTATTGTCTTGTGTATCTCCAAAATTATGCTGTTAAAAATGCAAAAACATGAAGGCAGATAA
- the pstA gene encoding phosphate ABC transporter permease PstA, with the protein MQYDISQSCPNLSNVNLPSLPAVKQLCQKTYAKRRFINQSLLVFAYGAMGFGLLWLGWILITLFGEGLSGLSAQVFSQNTPAPMSMGGLKNAIVGSLMITAGGLFIGTPVGIMCGIYLAEFGKKSRLASATRFMNDVLLSAPSIVIGLFIYALVVVPMGRFSGVAGSLALSLLVIPVVVRTTENMLNLVPDTLREASFALGTPKYKMVGLVTLKSAQAGVMTGVLLSLARISGETAPLLFTALNNQFFSTDMTAPMANLPNVIYQFAMSPYDNWQALAWSGALLITLAVLTTNVIARVLNSKSH; encoded by the coding sequence ATGCAATACGATATCAGCCAATCTTGTCCAAATCTATCAAACGTAAACTTACCAAGTTTGCCAGCCGTCAAGCAATTATGTCAAAAAACCTACGCCAAACGCCGTTTTATCAATCAATCCCTGCTCGTCTTTGCTTATGGGGCGATGGGATTTGGACTGCTTTGGCTTGGCTGGATTTTAATCACGCTCTTTGGCGAAGGCTTATCAGGCTTATCCGCCCAAGTATTTAGCCAAAACACGCCTGCTCCCATGAGTATGGGCGGTCTAAAAAACGCCATTGTCGGCAGTCTTATGATAACGGCAGGCGGTCTGTTTATCGGTACGCCTGTGGGAATCATGTGCGGGATTTACTTAGCCGAATTTGGCAAAAAATCTCGCCTAGCGTCTGCCACTCGCTTTATGAATGATGTGCTACTGTCCGCCCCGTCCATCGTGATTGGTCTGTTTATTTATGCCCTTGTGGTTGTGCCGATGGGCAGATTTTCAGGCGTGGCAGGCTCGCTGGCGTTGTCGCTACTTGTCATTCCTGTGGTCGTTCGCACCACCGAAAATATGCTTAATCTTGTGCCAGATACCTTGCGTGAAGCCAGCTTTGCCCTTGGTACGCCCAAATATAAAATGGTGGGTCTGGTAACTTTAAAATCCGCCCAAGCAGGCGTGATGACAGGTGTTTTGCTGTCGCTGGCTCGTATCTCGGGCGAGACCGCACCGCTCCTGTTTACCGCCTTGAACAACCAATTTTTTAGCACCGACATGACCGCTCCGATGGCAAACTTGCCAAACGTCATTTATCAATTTGCCATGAGTCCGTATGACAATTGGCAGGCTCTGGCGTGGAGTGGGGCGTTGCTCATCACCCTTGCCGTACTGACCACCAATGTGATTGCAAGGGTGTTAAATAGTAAATCGCACTAA
- the pstS gene encoding phosphate ABC transporter substrate-binding protein PstS, with protein sequence MKANKFVISALCLSLVALVGCQDKSAPAETAEKTTPQAAAQAGSNEQIALSATGAGASFPQPIYAKWASEFAESGGQINYQSIGSSGGVKQIIAKTVDFGATDSPLSAEELDKEGLIQFPAVIGGVVPIVNIQGVSAGQLKLTGEILAQIYLGEITKWSDPKIKELNPDAPLPDENIVTVFRSDGSGTSFIFTNYLSQVSAKWKETVGADKTVKWPTSQTGTAGKGNEGVATYVGRVNNSIGYVEYAYAKQNNMAHVSLKNQAGQFVQPSQETFAAAADVDWSSAKGFNLILTNQPSQNAWPLAAATFILMHKTPANADNAKSALTFFDYAFKQGDDMARQLDYVPLPASVKDLVRGQWANVVGTDGKAVYTAK encoded by the coding sequence ATGAAAGCAAATAAATTCGTCATCTCGGCACTGTGTTTATCACTGGTTGCATTGGTGGGCTGTCAAGATAAATCTGCACCCGCAGAAACGGCAGAAAAGACCACCCCACAAGCTGCCGCCCAAGCAGGTTCAAACGAACAAATCGCCCTAAGTGCCACAGGTGCAGGGGCATCTTTCCCACAACCGATTTATGCTAAGTGGGCAAGCGAATTTGCCGAAAGTGGCGGACAAATCAACTATCAGTCCATCGGCTCGTCAGGCGGGGTTAAGCAAATCATCGCCAAGACGGTAGATTTTGGGGCGACTGACAGCCCATTGTCCGCCGAAGAGTTGGATAAAGAAGGTCTAATCCAATTCCCAGCCGTCATCGGTGGCGTTGTGCCGATTGTCAATATCCAAGGCGTGTCGGCAGGGCAGTTAAAGCTCACAGGCGAGATTTTAGCACAGATTTATCTGGGTGAGATTACCAAATGGAGCGACCCAAAAATCAAAGAGCTAAACCCTGACGCCCCCTTACCTGACGAAAACATCGTAACCGTATTTCGCTCGGACGGCTCTGGCACGAGCTTCATCTTTACCAATTATCTATCCCAAGTGTCTGCCAAGTGGAAAGAGACAGTCGGTGCGGACAAAACCGTCAAATGGCCAACCAGTCAGACAGGCACGGCAGGCAAGGGCAATGAAGGCGTGGCGACCTATGTGGGGCGTGTGAATAACTCCATCGGCTATGTAGAATACGCTTATGCCAAGCAAAATAATATGGCTCATGTGTCGCTCAAAAACCAAGCAGGGCAATTCGTTCAGCCGTCCCAAGAGACTTTTGCTGCCGCAGCGGACGTGGACTGGTCATCAGCCAAAGGCTTTAACCTTATCCTAACCAACCAGCCCAGCCAAAACGCATGGCCACTGGCTGCCGCCACCTTTATCCTAATGCACAAAACGCCTGCCAATGCCGACAACGCCAAATCAGCCTTGACGTTCTTTGATTATGCCTTTAAACAGGGCGATGACATGGCAAGACAGCTGGACTATGTGCCACTACCTGCGAGCGTCAAAGACTTGGTGCGTGGGCAGTGGGCGAATGTTGTTGGTACGGACGGTAAGGCGGTTTATACTGCCAAGTAA
- a CDS encoding ASCH domain-containing protein, whose translation MININDINITTLPHSSFGDSPKLADELVELVIQGKKTATCGSLVEHLQDPAPPTGSLQVITDGQDRPRCVIQSTHQFIIRFCDVDENLAKLEGEGDLSLAYWQQAHREFFGRLGVFDDKMWLLFEKFTVIKILENS comes from the coding sequence ATGATAAATATTAACGATATTAACATCACCACCCTGCCCCACTCGTCATTTGGCGACAGCCCAAAGCTGGCGGATGAATTGGTAGAGCTTGTGATACAAGGTAAAAAGACGGCAACTTGTGGCTCTTTGGTGGAACATTTACAAGACCCAGCACCGCCCACAGGTAGCCTGCAAGTCATCACAGACGGACAAGACCGCCCACGCTGTGTTATCCAAAGCACCCATCAATTCATCATTCGCTTTTGTGATGTTGATGAAAATTTAGCCAAATTAGAAGGCGAAGGCGATTTGTCACTTGCCTATTGGCAACAGGCTCATCGTGAATTTTTTGGGCGATTGGGTGTTTTTGATGATAAAATGTGGTTACTTTTTGAGAAGTTTACCGTAATTAAAATTTTGGAAAATTCATGA
- the argS gene encoding arginine--tRNA ligase: MGVNPREFARKVLDNLSQSGELDGIAERFEIAGPGFINIFLDKDFLAKEVENARTDPHLGIHSDHTETVVVDYSSPNVAKEMHVGHLRSTIIGDSSVRVMEFLGDTVIRANHVGDWGTQFGMLIAYLEKMQNENASDLELSDLEAFYRAAKETYDNDEEFAKKARSYVVRLQSGDEYCVNMWQKLVAITMQQNQASYDRLGVSLSDKDIMGESLYNPMLPDIVESLKEQGIAVENDGAQVVYLDEFKNKEGDPLGIIIQKKDGGYLYTTTDIAAAKYRHETLHADRAIVYSDTRQSQHMAQAWAIAKKAGFVPDDFKLEHHNFGMMLGKDGKPFKTRAGGTIKLADLTAKTLKQGLGLLGIGTVEKM, from the coding sequence TTGGGCGTAAACCCACGAGAATTTGCCCGAAAAGTGCTAGATAACTTATCCCAAAGTGGCGAGCTAGACGGCATTGCCGAGCGTTTTGAGATTGCAGGACCGGGTTTTATCAACATTTTTCTTGATAAAGATTTTTTGGCAAAAGAAGTAGAAAACGCACGCACCGACCCCCATCTAGGCATTCACTCCGACCACACCGAAACGGTGGTGGTGGACTATTCATCGCCCAATGTCGCCAAAGAAATGCACGTTGGACATTTGCGTTCCACCATCATTGGCGACAGCTCGGTGCGTGTCATGGAGTTTTTGGGCGATACCGTCATTCGTGCCAATCATGTGGGCGATTGGGGGACGCAGTTTGGTATGCTCATCGCCTATCTTGAAAAAATGCAAAATGAAAATGCGTCTGATTTAGAATTGTCCGACTTAGAAGCGTTTTATCGTGCTGCTAAAGAGACCTATGATAATGATGAAGAGTTTGCCAAAAAAGCCCGTAGCTATGTCGTCCGCTTACAAAGTGGCGATGAGTATTGCGTAAATATGTGGCAAAAACTTGTCGCCATCACGATGCAGCAGAACCAAGCCAGCTACGACCGCTTGGGTGTAAGTCTGTCCGACAAAGACATCATGGGCGAAAGCCTATACAATCCCATGCTACCTGACATCGTAGAGAGCCTAAAAGAGCAAGGGATTGCCGTAGAAAATGATGGGGCACAAGTGGTGTACTTGGACGAATTTAAAAATAAAGAGGGCGACCCCTTAGGCATCATCATTCAGAAAAAAGACGGTGGCTATTTGTACACCACCACCGACATTGCCGCCGCCAAATACCGCCACGAGACCCTGCACGCTGACCGTGCCATCGTCTATTCAGACACTCGCCAAAGCCAGCACATGGCACAGGCGTGGGCAATCGCCAAAAAAGCAGGCTTTGTGCCTGATGACTTTAAACTTGAACATCACAACTTTGGCATGATGCTGGGCAAAGATGGCAAACCCTTCAAAACTCGTGCAGGTGGCACCATCAAACTTGCCGACCTAACCGCCAAAACCTTAAAACAAGGCTTGGGGCTACTAGGCATTGGCACGGTGGAGAAAATGTAG